The segment gctccgcacaggctgtcggacgttgggcggtagcaagcgcgggaggcgcggcgcggcggcgcgcagagtggcggccgctctctcggccgtccgcgcccgcccgcgacactggctgggcctgtggcgcgaggcggctccGAGCCGAGATGCCGTACCGTGCGGACCGCAGTGTGGAAGcggagggtgtggcggatcgccgtccggcagAGCCCGCtctgtcggcggccccatccggccccccaacgGCAACAACCCAGCAGACGCCCCTGGACGTTGATATGGAATGTAGCAGTGAACAGGGCGGTCGTTATGCGACCCCAGCTTCGGCTGAGGCAGCGAGTGGTGCGGCGGATGGCCGCACGGCGGGGCCTGCCCCGTCGGCGGTCACAAACCGCCGCCCACCTACGACCGACCGGTCCAGACGGACGGGCGTGACCCAGAGAGGCAGGCGCGCACTTTCGGCGGATGGGGGCATGCCCCTGCACGCCTTTGCCCGCGCGCTCGACGTTGGTGGCCCGCCGGCCGTACCCTCGGCCTCACAGCCGGCCGCCCAACAGACGCGACCGGCCTCGACACCTGAGGCCACAACATCGATGGAGACAGCGCCTTCTGGGGACCCAGCCCAGACGCCAGAAGCGGAAAGGCAGCTCGCCTTCCTGATGGGCCTCATCCCAGGCGCCAAACCATCTCCGGATATCCCGGAAGCGGTGCAGCACTCGCGTAAGCGGCCAGCTGACGTGAGTGCGGAAACAGAGAGCAAAAGGACCGCCACTAGCACGACTAGTAGCGCGCCCACGCTCCGCACCCAGCGGAAGGCGTCGCGGAAGGGATCCAGGACCCTTCCTCCTACCGTTGACGACGAGGGTTTTATACAGCCCTCCCGCAAGCACACAGCCAGGGCTGTGGTGCTTGCGCAACAGTCAGCGGTGCACACCGGCAACCGGTTCGCTGGCCTCTCCAATGATGCCAGCGAGCCCATGGacagccaacagcagcagcagatgaaGTCGCCCCCACCACCTCCCGTGGTCATCAAATGGACTGGCGACTTCCGCGAGTTCAGGGAGAAAGTGAAGTCGGTCGTGAAAGGGAACGTGACGTTCAGAGTCGCAGGGCGCGACCTGAACCGCGTCATAACGAAGACGGCCGAAGACTACCGCGGGGTCATGGGCCTCGCAGAGAGAGAAGGGCTACCTAGCTTCACCTACTCCTCGGAGCCGGTGAAGACGCTGAAAGTCGTTTTCCGCAAGCTCCCGTTCAGCATGGACCCTGGCTACTTGCGGGAGCTGCTTGAGGACCTGGGCTTCCCGATACGCGCCACGGCGCGTATGAAGTCACCCAGGGACTTCTCCGACATGCCGCTATTCATGGCGGTTCTCGACGACACCGTCGAGAATCGGAAGATCTTCCAGGTGACCCACGTGGCCGATGTCGGCGTCACCGTGGAGAAGCTACGCAGAAGACGCGGCCCACCGCAGTGCTTCAATTGCCAAGGCCTGGACCATGTGGCGAAGTACTGCAAGATGCCTCCCCGCTGCGTCAAATGCGCGGGGGAGCATCCCAGCCGCGAGTGCAAAATCCCGCGGACAGATGCGCCCACATGCTGCCATTGCGGCGAAAAGCATGTGGCGTGTTACCGCGGCTGCACTGCCTTCCGGCGCGCTACATCAAGGAGAGGACAGCCAGCGCGTTCCGCGCGGGTGCAATCCGGAAGGAGCTACGCATCCGCTGCCACCGACAAGGCACCCGCCAAATCGGTTGAGAAGCGCCCAGCCGCCCCCGCGGACGTCCAGGGGCGTGGCAGTCAACCGGAGCCTACGCCAGCGGCGGTAGCcgtgcgcgggcgcggaccgccgaGAGAACACCAGCTCGAGCCTGCGCCAGCGGCGGTAGCcgtgcgcgggcgcggaccgccgaGAGAGCACCCAACGCCAGCCAGGGTCGTCCgccggcgcggacggcggagggagcgcccgGCCCGCGAGCCAGCAGCCGATCAGCCCGCTGTTCGAGTGCAGGAGCCAGCATCCTCTCCCCGCACTGACTTTTCATCCGCAGCGAGCGTCGCGGAGGAAGTCAGGGCCCTGAGGGAGGACTTCAAGCTGCTCCTGCAACAATTTCCGCAGATGATCGCGTCTGCAGTGCAGTCGGCCGCCCAGGCCACCACCACATCAGCTGTTCCCACACCCAAACATGGATAGACACATCCAGGGTCTAACCGTTTGCGTGTGGAACGCGAACAGCATACGCTCCCAAGCGGGAGAATTCCGCCAGTTTCTGCGAGACGAACATGTGGACGTCTGTCTCGTCGCAGAAACTTGGCTGAAGCCGGGCGTGGACGTGCGGGCGGCAAACTTCCGCTGCTACCGCACCGACCGGGCCACTCACGGCGGCGGAACGGCAGTCTACGTGAAGACGTCGTTGCGTCACCACCAGGTGCAGCTTCCGGCGACGCCAACCCTGGAGACGACCGGCGTCGTGGTCAACACTTCCGTGGGCCACGTAACATTCGTGGCGGCCTACCGGAAGCCGTCAGGACACCTCCACTCCGGGGACATCGAGACGCTGCTGTCGATGCGCGGCAACCTGTTCATCGGCGGCGAtctcaacgcaaaacacccggagTGGAACTCCAGGGTCACCACCATCAGCGGCAGACGGCTTCTTCGGGTCGTTAACGACCACGACGCCGTGGTGCTGGGTCCCTTCGACCCGACGCACTACCCGGCGCGCGGCCGTCCCGACGTGCTCGACATCGCGATTGTGAAAGGGGCAGCTCACAATGCGATCGCGAGCACTCGCTGTGCCCTATCGTCTGATCACCTGCCAGTGATTTTCGACCTGGACACAGACGGCATGGCGCCTCCCGAGCACCGCAGCGCCCGCCTCAACACCGACTGGGCGCACTTCCAGCAGCACCTGGCGGAGACGGTCGCAGCCACACCTGATCCTGACGAGGAGGGGGTGGATGCAGCACTAGCAGCATTCACCCACTACACAATTGCAGCGGCAGATGCAGCAGCGCCGCGAGGACCGCGGAAGCCGAAGGACAACTCCAAACAGCTTCCGCCGGACATCCTAGAGACGATCAGGGAGAAGAACCGGGTTTTTCGTGAGTGGCAGATCACGAGAAACCCCGCCACCAAGCGGCTGCTAAACCGCTTGCGCCGGGAGATTTCGGCGGCCGTCGGCCACCACCGTAATCGGGACTGGGCTGGCAAAATAGCCACGCTCAGGATCGATGACGGAAGCGCCTGGGGCATGACCAGGAGCTTTCTGCGCGGGGGGCAGCGCATCCCGCCGCTTCAAGTTGGACGCGAGGTTGCCGCAGAGCCGGACATGAAGGCCAGCGTGCTCGCGGACACCTTCGCCGAAAACTTCACTACGGTGGACGATGTGGTCGACGAAGAGACCATCCAAGAGGTGCAAGAGCGTCTTCCGCTGTACCTGACCCATCAGGAGGCGGACGACGTCATCGAACCAACCACCGCAGAGGAAGTCCAACACCACCTCAACGTCCTACAGCCCAGGAAGGCGGGGGGTTGCGACAAGATCGACAACGCACTGCTGAAGAAGCTGCCACCGGAAGCAGTGCGTATAGTCACAGCTATCTTCAACGCCATCCTCCGCACCGGCACCTACCCCGACGCGTGGAAACACGCAGAGGTGGTTGCCATTCCGAAGGCTGGCAAGGACCCCAGGCTGGCGCAGAACTACCGCCCGATAAGCCTGCTGCCCTCCCTCTCGAAGACCTTCGAGAGGATACTCGCCAAACGGCTACAGCGCCACGTCAGAGAAGAAGGCCTGCTtcctgacgagcagtttggctttcgcAGCGGGCATTCGACGCAGCACCAACTACTGCGACTGGTGGAGCAGGCGATGGGGGCCCTGGAGCGTCGcgagtaccttggggcggtactcctcgacgtctccaaggcctttgatagcgtgtggcacgacggcctcctgTATAAGCTGCTGGTACAGGGGGTGCCCGTGTCGCACGTCCGCCTTCTCCAGTCCTACTTGCGAGGGCGCACGTTCCATGTGCGTGCAGACGGCGGCATGTCGACGGCGCGCCACATacgtgctggagtgccgcaggggtccgtccttggccccctgctgtactccctcttCACCGCAGACGTCCCGAAGACGACGCCGAGGGTCCATCTGGCgctctacgccgatgacaccgcgctGTACACGCGCAGCATGAGCGCGCAGCTGATGCGCCGCCGCCTGCAGCTCGCCTGCAACGAGATTGGAGCCTGGGCCACCAAATGGCGGCTCAAGTTCAACGCCGGGAAGAGCCAGGCGGTGGTGTTTACCCGCCGCCGCATACCCGACGCGCTGCCGCAAGTgcggatcatgggaggccccatcccgtggtcacgCACTGGAAAGTACCTCGGCGTCACCTTGGACAGACgcctgacctggggtccacacatcAGGGAGCTGAGGGGCCGGGCGCTTGGACGGATGCGCTCGCTCTACCCCCTCCTCAACCCCACGACGACACTGCCAACCCACTGCGGCCTCACGCTGTACCTAGCACTAATCAGGCCAGTGCTGgagtacgcggccgtggtgtggggtaaTGCCGCCGACACTCACGTCCAGACGCTGCAGCGGGTGCAGAACAAAGCCCTTCGGCTGGCGCTACACCTGCCAAGGGACTACGACACCCGTATGCTTCACGACATCGCGGGAGTTCCGATGCTGAAGCGCcgcttccgcgcgctcgcacggaaCTTCTACGAGTCGGCGAGGACATCAAGGAACCCGCTGGTCAGTGGACTGGGAAACCAACTCCACTGGCGTCCAGCGACCAGATGGCCAGACCGGTTGCTGGAATAATTCCAGGCAGCCACAGAGGACGACCAACTTTGTGTAAAAGAGAAGACGAACAACAAGTGAGGACCACATCGATCCAGAGATTATAACACGCaggaacagcagttgacctgcttaAACTGCTCCAAACCGTGCATGGAACTGCACGTGAGTCTCACACACGCacgcgcgaggcggctattcctctgctgtgcgctccgctcgctgcgtgtctcctctcgctctcgctgctcgctgtgttgtgtgttaacgcgcgtcgtcgaaatggcagatcaggcggctacgaacgagactgctgcggcacccgccgccaccggcactacgaagaaggcaaagtctgcgtcgtctgcgaagaagccgcgcgccaagcctgcgcacccgcgcacctctgagatggtgacggccgccatcaagagtctgaaggagcgcggcggatcgtcgctgcaggcgatcaagaagtacattgccgcgcactacaagctggacgcggagaagctggcgccgtttatcaagaagtacctcaagtcggccgtggtggcgggcgagctggtgcagacgaaggggaagggcgcgtccggctctttcaagcttgccggcgccggcggcggggcggctgagggcggcaaggctcgtgctggcggtgccaagaagaagcgcgccgctccggccagcaaggagaagaagggcgcccgtgcggccggcgcaaagaaggctggtggcgtgaaggcggcgactggtcggaaggcgggcgccgccaagaaggcgtctgcggcgtcggccgctcccgccggtgcgaagaaggcggctgctgccaagccggccaaggccaagtcgccgtcgaaggcgaagaaggccgccaaggttccgacgaagaagccgaaggcgccgcgcccgaagaaggcgacgacgccgtctaaggcgaaggcgtcgcccaagaagaagaagtagaggagaagaagagaggaatgggaaaggaagggttggcggttgactccgtcgtccgcaccccccgtccccgtcgtctagtggcgcgcaacagacgcgcggcccaaaacggcccttctcagggccatcaaagcacgtcgggaaggttttgattgtcgtgtttgtgttgcggtgtggttgtgtcgtctggcgtttctgtatgcccgtgtgtggatactgtttgcgtgccgtggtggttggattgcggggggtcggtggcgggtgcgggcggcggtagcggttgattgtcgccgtttttggtcgcggccggccgacggttggttttgtgtcatgttgtttgaatactttggtttgcctgcctgccgtcttctcggatgtgtcttgtcttgtgtgtgtgtgtgtgtgtgtgttcttggatggaacgggggcgggggacgttgagatgtggggaaagggtcggtggcgttggacgtgcctggcctggctttttttgtttgtttctcttttcgaaacgaagcggcggccggccgtgtggttgacggcgtcggccgatgggtattgtgcgctttgagcgccggggagggatgatgttgattgttgcgcgcgccagcaagctggcagaggagagcggctgtggcggacggacgggaagtggaagtggtgttttgtctttggttctgtggttgtggggcgagaggcgaccgacaaagtttgctcgcgacggagtgatgttagtggcccttaaaagggccgttttgtttgtttgtttgcgtgcgtgggcggtgcccagcggctggcgcggtgtttaggcgcgctcgccgcggatgcggcgcgcgagctggatgtccttgggcatgatggtgacgcgcttggcgtggattgcgcacaggttggtgtcttcgaagaggccgacgaggtaggcctcgctggcctcctgcagggccatgaccgcggagctctggaagcgcaggtcggtcttgaagtcctgggcgatctcgcgcactaggcgctggaatggcagcttgcggatgagcagctctgtgctcttctggtagcgcctgatttctcgcagggcgacggtgcccggcctgtagcggtggggcttcttgacgccgccggtggcgggcgcgctcttcctcgccgccttggtggcgagctgtttgcgcggcgcctttccgccggtggacttgcgggccgtttgctttgtgcgggccatagcggtagcggttagcggagcggcgtggaggcgaggtgctgcgtcgggtgctgccttgacgacacgggcgcgcgccagcggccgtggtgcgcttatatgccctcggttgcgcgtggtggggggagggcgggccagagtctatataggggggctggcgcgtgcgccgggcgcagcacGCATTCGAGGTTGAGATGTCGAAGCGAAcggagctacgtactgcgaagggtgtggcagatcgccgtccggcggagcttgctacgtcggcggcctcatctggccccccacttatgacggaCCACGCAACGAATGAGGACATGATGGATATCGCTATGGATGCGCTTGCAGTTCCGCTCCCGGAGTCGGAAGAAGACGAGCCGTCTGCCGCACCACCACCTCGGCGGCACACTGGCAAaagcagaagagaagaagatgcATCCCATGCCGGCGGGCGCAGTTCTCCGGCAGAGAAGCGATCGAAACAAACGCTCGCTGACGATGCTGACGGCTTCACTCGCCCGAAGCGACGCCATACAGCGCGACGAAAGGTGCTGTCCACCCACGAGCCGGCATCCACCGCCAACACTTTTGCAGCCCTTGAGGATGCCCCAGAGGAACCACCGCGCCCCTCCACGGCGCCAAGGAGAGATGCACCACTACCGCCGATCGTTCTGAAATATGAAGGCACCTTCAGGCAGCTGCAACAGCTTCTCAATAGCTGGACGACGGCAGtctacaatgtgaaggtcgccggaaGAGACATGTACAAGATTACGCTGCGCTCCGCAGACGACTACCGACGTGTGACGCAGGAGGCGTCTGACAGGGCGATCCCTTTCTTCACTCACGCCTCCACCCCGGACCGCGTCCTGAAGATTGTCATCCGACATCTCCCCTTCAACATGGAACCGGATCACATCAAAGAAGAACTCGAAGAGCTCGACTTCAGTGTCAGAACTGTGGTCAAGATGAAGCAGCCCAAATCACGTGACTACATGCCCCTGTTCCTCGTCATCGCAACGGATACGATCGAGAACAGGAAGCTCTACCAGCTCACCCGACTAGCCAACGTCTCGGTGACCACGGAAGACTTGCGCGCCAAGAGAGGCCCTGTCCAGTGCTACCGGTGCCAGGGCATCAACCATGTTGCCCGGCATTGCTCCatgcctgaaaagtgtgtgaaatgcGCAGGTGCCCACCCAGCGAAGGACTGCCCCATCACACGGAAGCAGCAGCCAACGTGCGCTCTCTGTGGAGGCCCTCACGTCGCCAGCTACCGCGGCTGTGACGCTTGGAGGCGCGCCAGTGCTCGACAGCGAGGCCAGCCGACCGCCGCCAAACAGAAGAAGTCTGCCAGGACTGATCCTACAATATCTTACGCAACCGCTGTCGCCAGGGGACTGGCGCCCCGCCGACCCAACAGCGACGACGCCGTCCATGAAGACCCACAAGCACGTCGCCGCACTGAAGCCTCCCCGACCCGCGATCTTCTTGAAGACGCAGAGGCACGACATCCACTACCAACCTGCGCCACTTCACCTGTGCAGAATTCGTCGAACCCGGAACCGGGCCCCTCCTCTGCTGCCCTCCCCGCGACGTCAGCTGCACGCCCCCAACGCCGCGGAGGCCGGCGCAAGACTGGGGGTCGCCCAACCACAGCCCCAGACGAAGCCACGTCCAATGGCGAAGAGGTGGCCACTTCCATCGGCGCCAGAGAAGATACGGCTCCCGCCGCCTCCGCCACGGACATCGCGAGTTTGATTACTCAACTCACCGCCCTCGTGGCGAGCACTACAAAACTGCTCGATGTCCTCACGCAGCACCTGACCGCTGCACAGAAGATTGCCGCTCCGGCAGCCACCCGACGCTCCTCCACAACTCATTATGGGCAGTGTTAGAGGACTCACGGTCGTCGCGTGGAACACTCTCTGTCTACGCACACAAGCTGGCGAATTTCGTCAATTCCTTCGTGATGAAGCTGTGGACATCTGTCTGCTCAGCGAAACCCGCCTCAAACCGGGCATTGCAGTCAAAGCGCCGAACTACTCCTGTTACCGTGCTGACAGGCCAACTGCCGGTGGGGGTTTGGCCATCTATATCCGGAATGGCATCCGTCACCACCAGATTCAGCTGCCGCCGCTCGTGACACTGGAGGCGACCGGAGTAGTCGCGCACACGTCAGCGGGAGCAATCACCTTCATTGCCATCTACAAACCGCCGTCGCATCCATGGGTCGATGCCGACTTAGAATCTCTTCTCTCCATCGGCGGCAAGCTGTTCATCGCTGGAGATTATAACTCCAAGCACGTCGCTTGGCATTCACGTCTCACCAACAGTGACGGCCGCCGCGTCTTACGAATCGTGGATCGACATGACGCTGTGGTAGTGGGTCCCTACGATCCCACCATCTTTCCCGCTAATGGACGACCGGACATCGTCGACTTCGCGGTCGTGAAAGGCATTCCGCACCGGATCCTCGCATCGACACGGAATGTCctctcctctgaccatgtgccagttGTTTTCGACGTCGACCTCGACCCACTGCAGCTACCCAGGCGTGGAGTGTCACTCTCTGGAGTCAACTGGGATCACTTTCGCAACACCCTGACTGAGTCCCTCGCCGGGATGCCACCTGTTGACGACGCTGAAGCTGAAGATTCACTTCTCCACTTCACAGACGCCACCCTCGGCGCAGTCAAAGCAGCGACTCCGCCCAGACGCGAGCGCCAGGACCAATCTCGACAGCTGCCCCCGGATCTCCTTGCAAAAATTGCAGCGAAGAACAGAGTGTACCGCGAATGGCAGCGTACACGGAACCCCGCCACCAAACGGCAACTCAACCGTATGCGGCGCGAAATCACGGTGGCCGTGGACAACCACCGCAACCAGGAGTGGGCAAACCGTGTGGCGACTCTTCAGCTTGACGACGGGTCTGCCTGGAGGACCACGAAATACTTCCTACGGCGAACGCAGCGTATGCCGCCTCTCCGAACTGCAGACGGAATTGTCTGTGAACCCAACGCGAAGGCTGACGCCCTCGCCGATGTTTTTGAAGAGAACTTCCGGCCTGTAGAGGATCCTCTGGCCGCCGAACATGAAGAGATGGTTGCCGACCGGCTCCCTCGCTATCTGGCAACGGAGGGCGATGATAACATCGAGGCCACTACACCTGAAGAAGTCTCGACGGCTCTGAAGGCTCTCAATCCAAAGAGAGCTGCAGGCCCTGACGACGTCTCCACTGCCATGCTGAAACAACTGCCTGAGGTTGCCTCCACTCACCTTGCTGCAATCTTCAACAAGATCTTCCGCACCGGTCACTTTCCCCTGCAGTGGAAGCACGCTGAGATTGTGGCTGTTCCCAAGATGGGAAAAGATCTCCGGCAGCCGAAGAGCTACCGCCCGATTAGTCTGCTGCCTGCTATCTCGAAAGTTTTCGAGCGCGTCTATCTGAAGAGATTACAACAACACGTCACCGCCGACTCTTTACTCCCGGATGTCCAGTTCGGATTCCGTAAGGGCCACTCTACGGAGCACCAACTTCTCCGACTCGTGGAAGAAGCCTTCGATTCCCTGGAGAGGCGCGAATACTTCGGCGCAGTCTTCCTTGATGTCTCGCGCGCTTTTGACAGCGTCTGGCACGACGGGCTGCTACTCAAACTCCTCGAAATGGGGGTCCCTGGATCCCATGTCCGTCTGCTACAGTCATACCTCGATGGGCGGACTTTTCATGTCCGTGCAGAAACTGGCTTGTCAACAGTCCGTCCCATCAGAGCAGGCgtgccacaagggtcggtcttggggccgatcctgtacacgctgtacacggCCGACACGCCGACGGTCCCTCGTGTGCACCTTGCACTTTACGCTGATGATACTGCGCTCTATTCACGAAGCATGAGTGCAGTCACACTTCGCCAGAGGTTACAGCACGCCGTCGACACCCTCGCTGCTTGGGCTGTCAAGTGGAAGCTGCAGTTTAACGGAGCCAAGACGCAATTTTTCATTGCAACCCGTCGTGTCATCCCAGCCGCTCTGCCCCCG is part of the Schistocerca cancellata isolate TAMUIC-IGC-003103 unplaced genomic scaffold, iqSchCanc2.1 HiC_scaffold_1141, whole genome shotgun sequence genome and harbors:
- the LOC126159425 gene encoding uncharacterized protein KIAA1522-like produces the protein MECSSEQGGRYATPASAEAASGAADGRTAGPAPSAVTNRRPPTTDRSRRTGVTQRGRRALSADGGMPLHAFARALDVGGPPAVPSASQPAAQQTRPASTPEATTSMETAPSGDPAQTPEAERQLAFLMGLIPGAKPSPDIPEAVQHSRKRPADVSAETESKRTATSTTSSAPTLRTQRKASRKGSRTLPPTVDDEGFIQPSRKHTARAVVLAQQSAVHTGNRFAGLSNDASEPMDSQQQQQMKSPPPPPVVIKWTGDFREFREKVKSYASAATDKAPAKSVEKRPAAPADVQGRGSQPEPTPAAVAVRGRGPPREHQLEPAPAAVAVRGRGPPREHPTPARVVRRRGRRRERPAREPAADQPAVRVQEPASSPRTDFSSAASVAEEVRALREDFKLLLQQFPQMIASAVQSAAQATTTSAVPTPKHG